A window of the Torulaspora globosa chromosome 6, complete sequence genome harbors these coding sequences:
- a CDS encoding phosphatase PAP2 family protein (ancestral locus Anc_1.217): MTVEESLRPRGLSNPRDFQDANFLKHPGNHPVERYQTGMSRVRYAMRSYLTRFTDNQSSKLYEWQANHRTTYRDIFFAYTSLLASHTFYVLCLPIPAFIGQVDLVRDMVYVLGYSIYLSGFLKDYWCLPRPRSPPLHRITLSAYTALEYGAPSSHSANATGVTFLLLWNTWRSATLGWFGKSFCSILALCYYLTLVAGRIYCGMHGLLDIISGAAIGVVCFAARIAIKNLLKDFKLGDHLWFPFFSISWGLLLLFKHVRPIEECPCFQDSVAFIGVVSGFECSEWLLEVLKITSDGGMGIQKGFQYFIYRLVVGVACVALWKYCVSQTLVYCTLLEVLRLPDDRPEKTAAHAAANEEDECPLYIGEPKIDIIGRFFIYAGIPFVVLVICPPLFSFLNITSS, from the coding sequence ATGACTGTTGAGGAGTCTCTTAGGCCGAGAGGACTATCCAATCCTCGAGATTTCCAGGATGCAAATTTTTTGAAGCATCCTGGGAACCACCCTGTGGAACGATACCAAACAGGAATGTCTCGTGTTAGGTATGCCATGAGAAGCTATCTGACTAGGTTCACAGATAATCAATCGTCTAAGCTGTATGAGTGGCAAGCGAACCATAGAACCACGTATAGGGatatcttctttgcataCACCTCGCTGTTGGCATCACACACGTTCTACGTCCTTTGTCTACCGATTCCGGCGTTCATTGGGCAGGTCGATCTTGTTCGTGATATGGTCTACGTGCTAGGTTATTCGATATATCTGAGCGGATTCCTGAAGGATTACTGGTGTTTGCCGAGACCTCGCTCACCGCCGCTTCATCGAATAACGCTGAGTGCGTATACGGCGTTGGAGTATGGAGCGCCTAGTTCCCACTCAGCGAATGCTACTGGGGTGACCTTTCTGTTACTTTGGAACACATGGCGCAGTGCAACACTGGGCTGGTTTGGTAAGTCATTCTGCAGCATCCTGGCTCTGTGTTACTACCTCACGCTGGTTGCCGGCAGAATATACTGCGGGATGCATGGCCTTTTAGACATTATCAGCGGGGCTGCCATCGGCGTAGTCTGTTTTGCAGCGAGAATCGCTATCAAAAATTTGCTCAAAGATTTCAAGCTGGGAGATCATCTATGGTTCCCCTTTTTCAGCATTTCCTGGGGCTTGCTCTTGCTGTTCAAGCATGTTAGACCTATTGAAGAATGTCCCTGTTTCCAGGACAGCGTTGCATTTATCGGCGTGGTCAGCGGCTTCGAGTGCAGCGAGTGGTTGCTGGAGGTGCTGAAGATCACTTCAGATGGAGGAATGGGAATTCAAAAAGGGTTTCAGTACTTTATTTACAGATTGGTCGTTGGTGTAGCATGTGTTGCACTGTGGAAGTATTGCGTGAGCCAAACGTTGGTGTACTGCACATTGCTTGAAGTTCTGCGGCTCCCGGATGATAGACCGGAGAAAACAGCTGCGCACGCAGCGGCGaacgaggaggacgagTGTCCACTATACATTGGGGAACCCAAGATAGATATCATTGGACGATTTTTTATCTACGCGGGCATTCCCTTTGTGGTTCTCGTTATATGCCCCCCTTTGTTCAGTTTCTTAAACATAACATCCAGCTAA
- the DPI8 gene encoding Dpi8p (ancestral locus Anc_1.218), translating to MIAQATKVAAARASVAASSRIIPSAIVAPVFKNSPGNSFSTFKEYRENAKTYGPLSASLAARRHLVHGSKR from the coding sequence ATGATTGCTCAAGCTACTAAAGTAGCGGCCGCTAGGGCCTCCGTCGCAGCTTCAAGCAGAATCATTCCTTCTGCTATTGTGGCGCCAGTCTTCAAAAACTCTCCAGGGAACTCTTTCTCGACTTTCAAAGAGTACAGGGAGAACGCAAAGACCTACGGGCCTTTGAGTGCTTCTTTGGCCGCCAGGAGGCATCTGGTACATGGATCGAAAAGATAA
- a CDS encoding uncharacterized protein (ancestral locus Anc_1.219) produces the protein MNTSEVIRAEEIDYESLPANASLASQLMAGAFAGIMEHSVMFPIDALKTRIQSASSGAATSGLLSQISKISTAEGSLALWKGVQSVILGAGPAHAIYFATYEFSKSRLIDPEDYQTHQPFKTAVSGTFATIAADALMNPFDTIKQRMQLDTSSTMMNVARQIYQREGFSAFYYSYPTTIAMNIPFAAFNFVIYESSAKFFNPTNDYNPLIHCLCGGISGATCAAITTPLDCIKTVLQVRGSETVSLEVFKAADSFTKATKAIFKIRGWRGFWRGLKPRIIANMPATAISWTAYECAKHFFNPSN, from the coding sequence ATGAACACATCGGAGGTAATTAGAGCTGAGGAGATAGATTACGAGTCGTTACCGGCCAATGCCTCTCTAGCGAGCCAGTTGATGGCAGGAGCTTTCGCTGGTATCATGGAACACTCTGTGATGTTCCCCATagatgctttgaagacgCGAATACAGTCTGCGAGCAGTGGTGCCGCTACATCAGGACTCCTGTCGCAAATAAGCAAGATTTCCACCGCGGAGGGTTCATTGGCGCTATGGAAGGGAGTGCAATCCGTTATCCTAGGGGCGGGACCTGCTCACGCTATCTACTTTGCGACTTATGAGTTTTCCAAATCCCGTTTAATAGATCCTGAAGATTACCAAACACACCAACCGTTCAAAACTGCTGTTAGCGGCACTTTTGCCACGATAGCGGCAGATGCATTAATGAACCCCTTCGATACGATCAAGCAAAGGATGCAATTGGACACATCATCCACCATGATGAACGTCGCAAGGCAAATATACCAGAGAGAGGGCTTTAGTGCGTTCTATTACTCGTATCCGACCACTATAGCAATGAACATTCCATTTgcagctttcaatttcgTCATATATGAATCATCTgccaaatttttcaaccCAACAAACGATTATAACCCTTTGATACACTGTCTCTGTGGTGGTATAAGTGGTGCAACGTGTGCCGCTATAACCACCCCGTTGGACTGCATAAAGACAGTTCTACAGGTGAGAGGCAGTGAAACCGTTTCGTTAGAGGTGTTCAAGGCAGCTGATTCTTTTACCAAGGCCACGAAAGCTATTTTCAAGATTCGCGGTTGGAGAGGGTTCTGGCGTGGTCTAAAACCTAGAATCATCGCTAATATGCCGGCAACGGCAATCTCATGGACAGCATACGAATGTGCTAAACATTTTTTCAACCCGAGTAATTGA
- the HFL1 gene encoding Hfl1p (ancestral locus Anc_1.220) — MGNAVLSMLPEGHLPGWWQDLSFISSMVSLAISVAAITRHFQNYRKPSEQRLAIRVQLLVPIFSITCLAATLSPDISRLYLDPIREVYEAFVIYTFFSLLTLILGGEHRIITEICLEHIPSTHAIPLVGRFIRKIDLSDPADFLMVKRGILQYVWFKPVYCLLSLVCIIWSFPLLETILLVLYNISVTWSLYNLAIFWKCLYNDLKKFNPWSKFLCVKLIIFASYWQGIIIRILAHYGKLRSTKGFDTGYVYQNGLLCVEMIGFAILHWIAFPWTEYSSERLPQCARLKYWIAVRDCFGGGDLIWDFKYTLMGPSYYNYRNFEPFASSSQMARANSLSRMRRLNQGFRFEDQGQGSHWVDYGSILQTPDVKSASDEAADELSEWDDDIARERFISTDPNYPVVSDIGSIHRNSTDINQLRRDVNNRSSMT; from the coding sequence ATGGGAAACGCTGTACTCAGCATGCTACCGGAGGGCCATCTTCCTGGTTGGTGGCAAGATCTGAGTTTTATATCGTCGATGGTCTCACTAGCGATCTCAGTTGCAGCAATAACAAGGCACTTCCAAAACTACCGGAAACCGAGCGAACAGCGATTAGCCATTAGAGTACAGTTGCTGGTTCCTATCTTCAGTATAACGTGTCTCGCAGCCACGTTAAGTCCCGACATCTCTCGCTTGTATTTGGACCCAATTAGAGAGGTGTACGAAGCATTCGTGATCTACACGttcttttcacttttgACGCTGATACTGGGAGGTGAGCACCGTATAATTACGGAGATATGCCTGGAGCATATACCCTCTACCCATGCGATCCCACTGGTGGGGAGATTCATTAGGAAAATCGATCTTTCAGACCCTGCCGACTTCTTGATGGTCAAGAGAGGCATTCTGCAATATGTGTGGTTCAAGCCGGTCTACTGCCTATTAAGTCTGGTTTGCATTATCTGGAGTTTTCCCCTCTTGGAGACGATTTTGCTGGTGCTGTATAATATATCCGTTACATGGTCGCTCTACAACTTGGCTATATTCTGGAAATGTCTTTATAATGATCTCAAGAAATTTAATCCATGGAGCAAGTTTCTATGCGtgaagctcatcatctttgCGTCGTATTGGCAAGGCATTATTATCAGAATCCTGGCGCATTATGGCAAATTAAGGAGCACGAAGGGCTTTGATACGGGGTACGTTTACCAGAACGGTCTTCTATGCGTCGAAATGATTGGATTTGCAATATTACACTGGATTGCGTTTCCATGGACGGAGTATTCATCCGAGAGACTGCCTCAGTGTGCCAGACTCAAATATTGGATAGCTGTGAGGGACTGCTTTGGAGGCGGGGATTTGATATGGGACTTTAAGTACACGCTCATGGGACCATCTTACTACAACTACCGAAATTTCGAGCCATTTGCCAGTAGTTCGCAAATGGCCAGGGCAAATTCCCTCTCAAGAATGCGGCGGCTCAATCAGGGCTtcagatttgaagatcaaggacAGGGCAGTCATTGGGTTGACTACGGAAGCATACTTCAAACTCCCGATGTTAAAAGCGCTTccgatgaagctgctgatgagctTAGTGAATGGGACGATGATATAGCTAGAGAGCGTTTTATATCCACGGATCCTAACTATCCTGTGGTATCAGACATAGGCAGCATTCATCGAAATAGCACGGATATCAACCAATTAAGGAGAGACGTTAACAACAGATCGAGCATGACGTAG
- a CDS encoding uncharacterized protein (ancestral locus Anc_1.221), with translation MLCNAIRFWILLSLLMLCVFGAGVATHLTYLARVIPDKFHDYGPWLKAGAFFPDTLYSCKPSENLADFAERAHWPQFLISALELWQDRYGSNSSKRDSRDSLRFQAFLIGIFSHQIVDSSWHSLVDGYRSHGLLRVLAETEFGGDVDEAHNYLDVMGDFIVMSNVFKGIADPGWQYYTDTNWSLPREKDVMELLHRNGVNHDEISYKELNVCLMRGLSASLSEVYVTLNRRVEILNVAYGISPASRELIQDCWLGGEFDLIALLHACLPVFQNLFEPHTELELQARRLQLCGNLPEVSRPLSGPDTNLDFRYDGEVVIVSSRVPQSNFGTSIAVGRFEEDKKLYAAVSAPLEQSKGSIYLIALEDPAKANTAVMKPFTSMRGLAVHTYRFNDKDFLIVSEPGSNCIYFYRARRRILTIYDRTADAFQLQLSCVTNINGDSVPDLILSGSSYGRNETGCAMLVPGSSLISYLNSDHPTEVEISALTAVRLNGEPFKKPYQHFGAALTSSYSHSPSGFLYVTCQGLGMVLVYSLSGLHSNSLPRYVIMAKEITLFKKYNYDNAEILPSSRHGMFGKIMLSWNYVGESFVAISQHLFNSVFIYHEIDGKVEFFLKLVLHHDSSTSSCTIGFGTAIQYDDQLKSLYVSSPGSFDGKGAIWRVGMQEIINAVKIWRQDIFYVKAVSHLYFANPQIDSKGVSNFGKAMQIVPDRRIIIGVPQLNYGNLQAEQLTGAIIIK, from the coding sequence ATGCTGTGCAACGCAATACGCTTTTGGATACTGCTGTCCCTGTTAATGTTATGTGTTTTTGGCGCTGGTGTTGCTACACATTTGACGTACTTGGCAAGAGTTATTCCTGATAAGTTCCATGATTATGGTCCATGGTTGAAAGCTGGAGCGTTCTTTCCAGATACTCTTTACTCCTGCAAACCGAGCGAGAATCTGGCTGACTTTGCTGAAAGGGCTCATTGGCCTCAGTTTCTGATTTCTGCCCTTGAATTATGGCAGGACAGATACGGTAGTAACTCGAGCAAACGAGATAGTCGAGATTCCCTGAgatttcaagcttttctgATTGGAATCTTTTCTCACCAGATAGTGGATTCGTCATGGCACTCGCTGGTCGATGGCTATAGATCTCACGGTCTTTTACGGGTTCTGGCGGAGACGGAATTTGGTGGCGACGTTGATGAGGCCCACAATTACTTAGACGTGATGGGCGACTTCATTGTTATGTCGAATGTGTTCAAAGGCATCGCCGACCCGGGTTGGCAATACTATACAGATACTAATTGGTCTCTGCCTAGAGAAAAGGACGTTATGGAACTCTTACATCGAAACGGAGTAAACCACGATGAGATAAGTTACAAGGAGCTTAATGTTTGCTTGATGAGAGGGCTGTCAGCTTCTCTGAGCGAGGTTTATGTGACTCTGAACCGACGAGTTGAAATATTGAACGTAGCATATGGCATCTCGCCTGCTTCTAGGGAGCTTATTCAGGATTGTTGGCTAGGCGGTGAGTTTGATCTCATTGCACTGCTACATGCGTGCTTACCGGTTTTCCAGAATCTCTTTGAACCGCATACTGAGTTAGAGCTACAGGCACGTCGGCTTCAACTCTGTGGTAACCTTCCTGAGGTTTCGCGCCCTTTATCAGGGCCCGATACCAATTTAGACTTTCGTTATGACGGTGAAGTTGTCATTGTCAGCTCAAGAGTCCCTCAGTCGAATTTTGGAACTAGTATTGCAGTGGGTCGATTCGAAGAGGACAAGAAGTTGTATGCAGCAGTTAGTGCTCCGCTTGAACAAAGTAAGGGATCAATATATCTCATAGCTCTGGAAGATCCTGCTAAGGCAAACACAGCAGTCATGAAGCCCTTCACGTCGATGAGGGGACTTGCGGTGCACACTTATAGATTCAACGATAAGGACTTTTTGATTGTATCTGAACCTGGATCTAATTGCATATATTTTTATCGAGCTCGCAGGAGGATTTTGACCATTTACGATAGAACAGCCGATGCATTCCAACTTCAGTTATCTTGCGTGACTAACATCAATGGCGATTCTGTGCCGGACCTGATTTTATCAGGGTCATCGTATGGCAGAAACGAGACAGGCTGCGCTATGTTGGTGCCTGGCTCCTCCTTGATCAGTTATCTAAATTCTGATCACCCAACGGAGGTTGAGATTTCGGCTCTCACAGCAGTTAGGTTGAATGGCGAGCCTTTTAAGAAGCCTTACCAGCACTTTGGAGCTGCCCTCACTTCTTCGTATTCACATAGTCCGAGTGGCTTCCTTTATGTGACATGCCAGGGCTTAGGAATGGTATTAGTTTATTCCCTTAGTGGCTTACACTCAAATTCCCTTCCAAGGTACGTGATAATGGCAAAGGAAATCACCCTGTTCAAAAAATATAACTACGATAATGCCGAGATTCTCCCATCTAGCCGTCATGGGATGTTCGGCAAGATAATGCTCTCATGGAATTACGTCGGTGAGAGCTTCGTTGCAATCTCGCAACATTTATTCAACAGTGTGTTCATTTATCATGAAATCGATGGTAAAGTGGAATTCTTTCTGAAATTGGTGCTGCATCACGATTCCTCCACTTCTTCCTGTACCATAGGATTTGGAACTGCCATACAATATGATGACCAACTCAAATCGTTGTACGTATCCTCTCCTGGCAGCTTCGATGGGAAAGGGGCCATATGGAGAGTGGGTATGCAGGAAATTATCAACGCTGTAAAGATCTGGAGGCAAGATATATTTTACGTGAAAGCCGTTAGTCACTTGTATTTCGCCAATCCTCAAATTGATTCAAAGGGTGTTTCGAATTTTGGCAAGGCAATGCAAATTGTACCTGATAGAAGGATTATTATAGGCGTCCCACAATTGAACTATGGTAATCTACAGGCCGAGCAATTGACGGGTGCAATTATCATCAAGTAA